The Rhinoraja longicauda isolate Sanriku21f chromosome 7, sRhiLon1.1, whole genome shotgun sequence genomic sequence ggacagcgcaggcccggacagcgcaggCCCGTAAagcgcaggcccggacagtgtaggcccggacagtgtaggcccagagacacggAAGTCGCATAGCAACcaacctcccggcctgggcgatcaccattggtggagcacgtggctgggtgaggtcacgtgggccggAATGGTGACATCGcctcgtcccttatttgggattgagatagttggcaaccctactcacaatactctaggactagaggtcatagcctcagaatttaaggacgttcCAACGTTGCTCACAATTGCTAACTAGTCTTGTTCCTCTCCAGGGAAGACGCTGCAGTTGACGTGCCGGGCAAACTCAGGCGGTGGGAGGGACTACCCCACCATGATCTACTGGCTCGCCAACAACCAGTTCATCGAGGAGTGTTACGTGGATGGGCGCGTGGCAGAAGGAAAGGAGAGGTACGTCGATGCGCTGCTGTTGGACAGGGTTCACGGGAGGTTCACCTGAATGGTTCTGGAGAtactggctgtggaggccaagtctttagacaatagacaataggtgcaggagtaggccattcagcccttcgagccagcaccgccattcaatgcgatcatggctgatcactctcaatcagtaccccgttcctgccttctccccataccccctaactccgctatccttaagagctctatccagctctctcttgaaagcatccaacgaactggcctccactgccttctgaggcagagaattccacaccttcaccacactctgactgaaaaagttcttcctcatctccgttctaaatagcctaccccttattcttatactgtggccccttgttctggactcccccaacattgggaacatgtttcctgcctctaatgtgtccaatcccctaattatcttatatgtttcaataagaccccccctcatccttctaaattccagtgtatacaagcctaattgctccagcctttcaacatacgacagtcccgccattccgggaattaacctagtgaacctacgctgcacgccctcaatagcaagaatatccttcctcaaatttggagaccaaaactgcacacagtactccaggtgcggtctcaccagggcccggtacaactgtagaaggacctctttgctcctatactcaactcctcttgttacgaaggccaacattccattggctttcttcactgcctgctgtacctgcatgcttcctttcagtgactgatgcactaggacacccagatctcgttgaacatcccctcttcctaacttgacacctttagtttagtttagagatacagcgcggaaacaggccctttcggcccaccgggtccgcgccgaccagcgatccccgcacactaacactatcctacacacactagggacaatttttacatttaacctacaaacctgcacgtctttggagtgtggaaggaaaccgaagatctcggagaaaacccacgcaggtcacggggagaacgtacaaactccgtacagacagcacccgtagtcaggatggaacccgggtctccggcgctgcattccgtgtcaggcagcaactctaccactgcaccaccgtgccgcccaaatttggACATTGTCGATGTGAATGGATATTTTggataagtcagtggatatttttaaaatcataagtgataggagcagaactaggccattcagcccatcgagtctattctgccatggctgatctatctctccctcctaaccccattctcctgccttctccccataatccctgacacccgcactgatcaagaatctatctatctatctctgccttaaatatatccattgacttgtggcctccacagccgtctgtggcaaagaattccacagattcaccacccaacaaggcagagatagatagattcttgatcagtgcgggtgtcaggggttacggggagaaggcaggagaatggggttaggagggagagatggatcagccgtgatagaatggcggagtatacacgatgggccgaatggcctaattcagccagAGACTTGGTTTGATGctgacctctgtgtggagtttgccgaggttgtgactgtgtgggtttactccgggtgccccggttttatcccacatccccaagacttgcaggtttgtcggctaatcggccctctgtaaattgccactaacgtgcagggagtggatgagaaagtgggataatattggaCCAGTGTGATCAGGTAATTGATAGTCATGtggcctcagtgggctgaagggcctgttttaggattgccaactgtcccgtattagccggaacatcccgtattttgggctaaattggtttgttccgtatgggaccgcccttgtcccgtattaggcccgggaagcgctctaggcccggacactgtaggtccagacgctgtatgTCCagtcactgtaggtccggacagtttaggcccggacagtgtaggcccgggggccgctataggcccggacagtgtaggcccggacagtgtagtccctgacagtgtaggcccagatagtgtagtcccggacagtgtaggcccggacagtgtaggcctggacagtgtaggtccagacactctaggcccggaggcccgggcgccgcctaacggaggcggCGTAGCAACCCGTGTCCCGgctcaggcggccgccattggtggagcgggagcacgtggccactggctgggtgaggtcacgtggggcgcggggcggtgacgtcaccttgtcccttgtttgggagtgtGATAGGTGGCCACTcctagcctgtttccatgctagatcACTacactaaacatgatgccaagttgaactaacctCCTCATCccgcacgtgacccatatccctccgttccctgcgtatccacgcccctgtccaaaagcctcttcaacaccactatcgtatctgcctccaccaccaccccatggcagcacattccaggcccccacccccctctgtgtaaaacacttgccccccacatcgcctttacactttgccccactcaccttcaatctctgccctctagtctgtgACATTTCCAATCCATTCAcgatttttagaaacatagaaaatatacaaacatagaaaataggtgcaggaggaggccattttgcccttcgagccagcactgccattcattgtgatcatggctgatcatccacaatcagtaacctgtgcctgccttctccccatatcccttgattctactagccccttgagctccatctaactcgcttttaaatccatccagtgaattggcctccactgccctctgtggcagagaattccacaaattcacaactctctgggtgaaaaagttttttctcacctcagttttaaatggcctcccctttattcttagactgtgtgggccctggttctggactcccccaacattgggaacatttttcctgcatctagcttgtccagtccttttgtaattttatacatctctatcagatcccctctcatccttctaaactctagtgaatacaagcccaattgtcTCTTTTTCAACAGGTCGTGGACCAGGAATGAAAGATTAATTGTCCAGAAGAGTTTGAAGTTCACATCTACGTTACCGGAAGACTTTGGGGTCAATTTCACCTGCATTGTGTTGACCCCAAAAGGAACCTCATGGCAAAACATCATCTTAGgcaagtcagagtcatagagttacagaaacaggtccttcggccccacttgaccatgctgaccaacccGTGCACATGTAgtgccatctacactggtcccacctgcccgcatttggcccagatccctctaaacatgtcctatccatgtacctgtccaaatgtctcttaaacatcacgttaatacctgcctcaacgacctccactggcagctcattccatactagggttgccaactgtcccgtattagccgggacatcccatatattgggctaaatttgtttgtcccatacgggaccgcccttgacccatattaggcccgggggccattgtaggcccagacagtgtaggcccggagagtgtaggcccggagagtgtaggcccggacagtgtaggcctggacactgtaggcccgggggccgctgtaggcccggaggctgctgtaggcccggacactgtgggctaacggagtgtgttcggggagcgggaccgagtgtgttcgtctaacggaggttgcgtagcaacccgcctcctggcccgggcagccaccattggtggagtgggggcacgttgccgctggctgggtgaggtcacgtggggcgcggggcggtgacgtcaccatgtCCATTATTTGCGATTGAGGAGTTGGCAACCACTACCCCTCACTGTTCTTTACCCAGgcaagttcttattaaatctttccccccacactttAAACCGAtgcccactggttcttgattcccctactctgtccagtccttttacaattttatatgtttctataagattccctctcatccttctaaagacccttggactatctttgatcagactgtactggctttatcttgcactaaacgttatcccctttgtcttgtatctgtacactgtagacaatagacaataggtgcaggaggaggccattcggcccttcgagccagcaccaacattcaatgtgatcatggctgatcattctcaatcagtatcccgttcctgccttatccccataccccctgactccgctatccttaagagctctatctagctctctcttgaatgcattcagagaattggcctccactgccttctgaggcagagaattccacagatttacaactctctgactgaaaaagtttttcctcatctccgttctaaatggcctaccccttattcttaaactgtggcccctggttctggattgtaatcatgtattgtctgtccgctgactggataacacgcagcaaaaaagcttttcactgcacaggtGACAGAcaataagttaaactaaactaaactggtgaacCTGAAGGGAAACACAACTAACTCTAAGTTATTGTTATCCAATTTAGAGAGCAAGTTGGCAGAAGTTGACAATTCACTCAAGAAAGGCCGTTGTTGATGCGGGCGTGGATACGGAGGCTGCACTAACGCTGGGGATCTGGACACTGCATCTCCCACGGTCACAGAGGCATCAGGAGTATCTGGGGAGGGTCAAAGTCTCCACGCCTGCCAAGGTCCAGACCCAAGGAACCGCACGGCTGGTttacaaacatagacacaaagtttggtctgaagaagggtccgggccCGAAACATCACGAACACGtgcgtgttctccacagatgctgcctgacccgctgagttactccagcactctgtgaaacgtcacctatccatgttctccacagatgctgcctgacccgctgagttactccagcactctgtgtctatcttcggtgtaaaccagcatctgcaattccttcttgcacagaacacaagtttagcacgttggtgcagcggtaaagttgctgcctcacagctccagagaccccgggttcaatcctgaccacgggtgctgtctgtacggagtttgcacgttctcccagttacttttgggtctatcttcggtataaacaagcACGTTGTCTATTTCTACCAACATCTCCAGACTTGTCAGCTCTATTAACATAATGCTGTTGCTGaccctggctcaaagggccgaatggcctcctcctgcacctgttttctatgtaatCAGTCACTTCTGAAAATTATGGATTATTCTTTGTCCTCAGTTGTGGAGGTTTCCTGCGCCCAGAGACGAGATTGCAAACACACTTCAAAGTTAtggcacagcatgaaaacaggccctttagcccatcttgtccatgccaaccaagatagacaataggtgcaggaggaggccattcggcccttcgagccagcaccgccattcactgtgatcatggctgatcatccacaatcagtaccccgttcctgccttttccccaaatccctgacTCCGcgacctttaagagctctatctaactatctcttgaaagcatccagagaattggcctccactgccttctgaggcagagaattccacagattcacaactctctgggtgaagaagtatttcctcatctccattctaaatggcctaccccttattcttaaactgtgtgacccctggttctggactcccccaacatcgggaacatgtttcctgcatctagcctgtccaatcccttaacaattttatgtgtttctctcagattccctctaatccttctaaattccagtgaatacttccccgtatcccttgattcctgtagccctgagctaaatctaacagcgGTAGCCAGAAGGCGGAGATATGTAGCAA encodes the following:
- the LOC144595411 gene encoding interleukin-1 receptor type 2-like, with translation MHQPQPQPQPQPGPSRHLGIPLLMLLLLHYLMPTRAAERVQGQGFTNCRPRIIRLRSKPGVAKLGKTLQLTCRANSGGGRDYPTMIYWLANNQFIEECYVDGRVAEGKERSWTRNERLIVQKSLKFTSTLPEDFGVNFTCIVLTPKGTSWQNIILESKLAEVDNSLKKGRC